A region from the Campylobacter subantarcticus LMG 24377 genome encodes:
- a CDS encoding cell division protein FtsI/penicillin-binding protein, which translates to MLSNTIRNRVSKVAFAFCMALFFMALFLLSTFFLTSKRHIPNTQKEQYFSALRGNIITSDNFTVTSSRQIYRAEIDLRSLNPNKKELFLTLFQIYSGASDEQMQDIKKRMLSKKKRGYNFILLQNINSKDASYLKELSKKLYTQGFFKSFTNSNGRVETRGLDIIEHKEDRVYMPKDSLTPVIGYTRTYMDEQSEIFKNVGIKGLEKSYDECLSPLQNAKIQGLRDIGGNIILNLHSYEQRKIDGCDLYLNISLKLQKGLEKAIDKRNEDLKANEIIVAIMESNSGKILALASSRRYDPQNRGKDLSVLNASAIEYGYEAGSVVKPFIFTTALMLDKIKVDEIIDTQGGQYKLGRFTIRDDHKKNKMSMEEVITYSSNVGMIKIAQRLSSLEIVSGLRIFRFGEKSGIDLPYEQKGEIPNPKRLREVEKSVLSYGYGLKTTFIQLLAAYNVFNNNGIYITPQIANKIYQDGRWIKLDEEAKKEKILSSKAAKAMRQILINVIEKGTGQKAQTKGIIIGGKTGTARIAERKGYTSNRYNASFFGFANDETHNYTIGVLVRHPTKAYSYYAAQSALPMFKDTVNLMIKESYLKPIENKTTNKASSSN; encoded by the coding sequence ATGCTTTCAAACACCATTAGAAATAGAGTTTCAAAGGTAGCTTTTGCTTTTTGTATGGCTCTGTTTTTTATGGCCTTGTTTTTACTTTCTACTTTTTTTCTTACATCAAAACGCCATATACCAAACACTCAAAAAGAACAATACTTTTCCGCTCTTAGAGGTAATATCATCACAAGTGACAATTTCACTGTCACATCAAGTAGACAAATTTATAGAGCCGAAATTGATCTAAGAAGTTTAAATCCCAACAAAAAAGAATTATTTTTAACTCTTTTTCAAATTTATAGTGGTGCAAGCGATGAGCAAATGCAAGACATAAAAAAAAGAATGCTGTCTAAGAAAAAAAGAGGTTATAATTTTATATTATTACAAAATATCAACTCTAAAGATGCAAGTTATTTAAAAGAACTATCTAAAAAACTTTATACTCAAGGTTTTTTCAAATCCTTTACCAATAGCAATGGCAGGGTTGAAACTAGAGGTCTTGACATCATCGAACACAAGGAAGATCGCGTATATATGCCCAAAGACTCACTAACACCCGTTATTGGTTATACAAGAACTTATATGGATGAACAAAGTGAAATTTTTAAAAATGTAGGCATTAAAGGCTTAGAAAAATCTTACGATGAATGCTTAAGTCCTTTGCAAAATGCAAAAATTCAAGGTTTAAGAGATATAGGTGGCAATATTATCTTAAATTTACATTCTTATGAACAACGCAAAATAGATGGATGTGATTTATATCTTAACATCTCTTTAAAATTACAAAAAGGTTTGGAAAAAGCAATTGATAAGAGAAATGAGGACCTAAAAGCCAATGAAATCATTGTGGCTATCATGGAAAGTAATAGCGGAAAAATTCTAGCACTAGCTAGCTCAAGAAGATATGATCCACAAAACCGCGGAAAAGATCTTTCTGTACTTAATGCAAGCGCGATAGAATATGGCTATGAAGCTGGATCTGTTGTAAAGCCTTTTATATTTACCACTGCATTAATGCTAGATAAAATTAAAGTTGATGAAATCATTGACACACAGGGCGGTCAATACAAACTTGGTCGTTTTACCATACGCGATGACCACAAGAAAAATAAAATGAGTATGGAAGAGGTTATCACCTACTCTTCAAACGTTGGTATGATTAAAATCGCACAAAGACTTAGCAGTCTTGAAATCGTTTCAGGTCTTAGAATTTTCCGCTTTGGGGAAAAAAGCGGTATTGATCTTCCTTATGAACAAAAAGGAGAAATTCCTAACCCTAAAAGACTAAGAGAGGTTGAAAAGTCTGTTTTAAGCTATGGATATGGACTAAAAACTACTTTTATACAGCTTTTAGCTGCCTACAATGTATTTAATAATAACGGTATTTATATCACCCCACAAATTGCCAACAAAATTTACCAAGATGGACGTTGGATTAAACTTGATGAAGAAGCTAAAAAAGAAAAAATTCTCTCAAGTAAAGCAGCTAAAGCAATGCGACAAATTTTAATCAACGTAATAGAAAAAGGAACAGGTCAAAAGGCACAAACTAAAGGTATCATTATAGGTGGTAAAACAGGTACTGCAAGGATTGCTGAAAGAAAAGGTTATACTTCAAATCGCTACAATGCTTCATTCTTTGGTTTTGCAAATGATGAAACGCATAATTACACCATAGGGGTTTTAGTTAGACATCCAACCAAAGCTTATAGTTACTATGCTGCACAAAGCGCATTGCCTATGTTTAAAGATACAGTAAATCTTATGATCAAAGAAAGTTATTTAAAGCCCATAGAAAATAAAACAACAAACAAAGCTAGTTCAAGCAACTAG
- the hemH gene encoding ferrochelatase has translation MKYVFFLNMGGVNQLDECEIFLNNMFNDPYILGIKNVFLRKFVAYMIRKSRLKAMQQNYEKMGGKSPLTEITQSLCDKLNAKNQAYKFDFISLYVPPFAKDVFAKYDFKSNDEIILFPLYPHHSKTTVTSSLEVVQNELKSVQNQAKIKIIDVFYSDEKYNAMIIKHILEKKKAYDCNVLIFSAHSLPVSVIKKGDLYEKHMQEHVGILREKLKNEFDEVILSYQSKLGPVKWLEPNTSDILANLDQKALIYPISFCIDCSETIFELGVEYRHLAKSDYELVACPNDSEEFIEFIINCLS, from the coding sequence ATGAAATATGTATTTTTTTTAAATATGGGTGGAGTGAATCAACTAGATGAATGTGAAATTTTTTTAAACAATATGTTTAATGATCCTTATATCTTAGGGATTAAAAATGTATTTTTAAGAAAATTTGTAGCTTATATGATAAGAAAATCAAGATTAAAAGCAATGCAACAAAATTATGAAAAAATGGGTGGAAAATCTCCTCTTACTGAAATTACACAAAGTCTGTGTGATAAGTTAAATGCTAAAAACCAAGCATATAAGTTTGATTTTATTAGTTTATATGTGCCACCTTTTGCAAAAGATGTTTTTGCAAAATATGACTTTAAAAGCAATGATGAAATTATTTTATTTCCTTTGTATCCACATCATTCCAAAACAACAGTAACTAGTTCTTTAGAGGTGGTGCAAAATGAATTAAAATCTGTACAAAATCAAGCTAAAATCAAGATTATTGATGTTTTTTATAGTGATGAAAAATACAATGCGATGATCATTAAACATATTTTAGAGAAAAAGAAAGCGTATGATTGTAATGTTTTGATTTTTTCTGCACACTCTTTGCCAGTTTCTGTGATAAAAAAAGGCGACTTGTATGAAAAACACATGCAAGAACATGTGGGTATTTTAAGAGAAAAGCTTAAAAATGAATTTGATGAAGTTATTTTATCATACCAATCAAAACTAGGTCCTGTAAAATGGCTTGAGCCAAATACTAGCGATATTTTAGCAAATTTAGATCAAAAAGCTTTGATTTATCCTATTTCTTTTTGTATTGATTGTTCTGAAACGATTTTTGAGCTTGGTGTGGAGTATAGGCATCTAGCAAAATCTGATTATGAGTTAGTTGCTTGTCCAAACGATAGCGAGGAATTTATAGAGTTTATTATAAATTGTTTATCTTGA
- a CDS encoding Gfo/Idh/MocA family protein: MKIGLIGLGKMGKNHLRELERNLRVKEIYLYDPFNEEQFIHPVYKNFDEFLEQKLDGVVIATPTHTHLDIAIKVFSRVKNVLIEKPLALNLDEILILQQKAKEHKVKVGVGFCERFNPAVLTLKEKLLDDEIVSINIQRISPYPQRINDVGVLSDLSVHDIDLVRFLSQEQILKANIYKSLHHDKFENEAMISLKLENILVNIHDSWNGQYIIRKIILLGKKRTYELDLKNFELFINMQKIPNLYENSPLYAEHEAFFDLVLNGDGKNLASIEDALKVQEILEGVVK, from the coding sequence ATGAAAATAGGTCTAATAGGTCTTGGAAAAATGGGCAAAAACCACTTAAGAGAGCTTGAGCGTAATTTAAGAGTAAAAGAAATTTATCTTTATGATCCTTTTAATGAAGAACAATTTATACACCCTGTGTATAAAAATTTTGACGAATTTTTAGAACAAAAGCTTGATGGGGTTGTGATCGCTACACCTACTCATACACATTTGGATATCGCTATCAAAGTTTTTTCTAGAGTGAAAAATGTTTTAATCGAAAAACCTTTGGCTTTAAATCTTGATGAAATTTTAATTTTACAGCAAAAAGCTAAGGAGCATAAAGTCAAAGTAGGGGTGGGATTTTGTGAAAGATTTAATCCGGCTGTGTTAACTTTAAAAGAAAAGCTTTTAGATGATGAAATTGTAAGTATTAATATCCAAAGAATTTCACCTTATCCACAAAGAATAAACGATGTAGGTGTTTTAAGTGATCTTAGCGTACATGATATTGACTTAGTTAGATTTTTAAGTCAAGAACAAATTTTAAAAGCAAATATTTATAAAAGTCTTCATCATGATAAATTTGAAAATGAGGCGATGATAAGCTTAAAATTAGAAAATATTTTAGTAAATATCCATGATAGCTGGAATGGACAATATATTATAAGAAAGATCATACTTTTAGGTAAAAAACGTACTTATGAGCTTGATCTTAAAAATTTTGAACTTTTTATCAATATGCAAAAAATTCCAAATTTATATGAAAATTCTCCATTGTACGCTGAGCATGAAGCTTTTTTTGATCTAGTATTAAACGGAGATGGTAAAAATTTAGCTAGCATTGAAGATGCTTTAAAAGTACAAGAAATTTTAGAAGGTGTTGTAAAATGA
- a CDS encoding DegT/DnrJ/EryC1/StrS family aminotransferase produces MPFIDLNAQYNAYKNEIDNAINDVLQNASFIGGTKLEEFESNLAQYVGIKHAIGCSSGTSALFLALMALGVGKDDEVIVPSFTFIATAEMVALIGAKPVFVDIDYKDYNLSLEEIQKAVTPKTKALVAVSIFGLMPDMFALKELCKNHNIALIEDGAQSFGASQKDVKSCAMADISCTSFFPSKPLGAYGDGGAIFTQDDELAQRIKIYLNHGQVQRYKHKYIGINARLDTIQAAILNVKLKYLDEEIKKREAIAQIYDDNLKNCILPPRKDGFVNAWAQYSVRVSNREDWMQKLQDQGIPTAVHYPLGLHLQEAFEYLAYKKGDLPKTELLSNEILSLPMSAFLKEEHQARVIEAFQ; encoded by the coding sequence ATCCCTTTTATTGATTTAAATGCTCAATATAATGCTTATAAAAATGAAATTGATAATGCAATTAATGATGTTTTGCAAAATGCCTCTTTTATCGGGGGTACAAAATTAGAAGAATTTGAAAGTAATTTAGCTCAATATGTAGGCATTAAACACGCAATAGGTTGCTCAAGTGGTACAAGTGCGCTATTTTTAGCTTTAATGGCTTTGGGTGTAGGTAAGGATGATGAGGTAATTGTACCAAGTTTCACTTTTATAGCTACTGCTGAAATGGTTGCTTTAATTGGCGCAAAACCCGTTTTTGTAGATATTGACTATAAAGATTACAATTTGAGTTTAGAAGAAATACAAAAGGCAGTTACACCCAAAACTAAAGCATTAGTTGCAGTGAGTATTTTTGGGCTTATGCCTGATATGTTTGCTTTAAAAGAACTTTGTAAAAATCATAATATTGCTTTGATAGAAGATGGTGCACAAAGTTTTGGAGCTAGTCAAAAAGATGTAAAATCATGCGCTATGGCCGACATATCTTGTACGAGCTTTTTTCCATCAAAACCTTTAGGAGCTTATGGAGATGGTGGGGCGATTTTTACCCAAGATGATGAATTAGCACAAAGAATAAAAATTTATTTAAACCATGGACAAGTGCAAAGATATAAACACAAGTACATTGGTATAAACGCAAGGCTTGATACAATTCAAGCGGCTATTTTAAATGTGAAATTAAAATATTTAGATGAAGAGATTAAAAAAAGAGAAGCGATAGCTCAAATTTATGATGATAATTTGAAAAATTGTATTTTGCCGCCAAGAAAAGATGGTTTTGTGAATGCTTGGGCGCAATATAGCGTGCGTGTTTCAAATAGAGAAGATTGGATGCAAAAACTACAAGATCAAGGTATTCCGACTGCAGTGCATTATCCTTTAGGACTTCATTTGCAAGAAGCCTTTGAATATCTTGCATATAAAAAAGGCGATTTGCCAAAAACAGAACTTTTAAGTAATGAAATTTTGTCTTTACCTATGAGTGCATTTTTAAAAGAAGAACACCAAGCTAGAGTGATCGAGGCTTTTCAATGA
- the alaS gene encoding alanine--tRNA ligase yields the protein MDIRKEYLEFFKSKGHEITPSSPLVPDDATLLFTNAGMVPFKSIFTGEIPRPNPPRKTSCQTCIRAGGKHNDLDNVGYTARHHTFFEMLGNFSFGDYFKEQAIAYAWEFVTEVLKLPKERLYVTVHENDDEAYALWQKHIEKERIYKFGDKDNFWQMGDTGPCGPCSEIFYDQGAEHFNSDEDYMGGDGDRFLEIWNLVFMQYERSADGTLTPLPKPSIDTGMGLERVYAIKEGKFSNFDSSLFMPIIEKIAQLCGKTYTYENGASYRVIADHIRSSVFLLAQGVGFDKEGRGYVLRRIMRRALRHGYLLGLKKPFMFELVDVVCTLMGEHYTYLNEKKEFIKEQIKLEEERFLSTIENGIEIFNEELKKTKDIFSGEIAFKLYDTYGFPLDLTQDMLREKNISIDEARFNTLMQEQKDRAKASWKGSGDKAISGDFKILLEKFEKNTFSGYENYEEKTKIVAILDENFKIITEAKAESTVWLMLEKTPFYATSGGQSADIGFINENEVLDTQKFFDINLSQVKLKNDLKTNDEVLACIDTKKREQIARHHSATHLLHHALREILGSHISQAGSLVEHNKLRFDFTHPKALNKEELNKIESLVNAYIIQADEAKIEILDLEEAKKSGAIALFSEKYQDKVRVLSLGASKELCGGTHVKNSAQIGSFYIIKESGVSAGIRRIEAVVSKAALDYIHENLKELNQVKEELKTHGILNYVAKLKNEITCLKNELKNSKKAELSSKEINGVQYCVQKIDSGDIKAMIDTFKNKFSKAAILLLQEKEGKIIIAAGVKEAPLKAGVLVKEIAQILGGNGGGRDDFATAGGKDTSKIAQALDHAKKIIEESLS from the coding sequence ATGGATATAAGAAAAGAATATTTAGAATTTTTTAAATCAAAAGGTCATGAAATCACCCCTTCAAGCCCTTTGGTACCTGATGATGCAACCTTACTTTTTACAAATGCAGGTATGGTACCTTTTAAAAGTATATTTACAGGCGAAATACCACGCCCAAACCCTCCACGCAAAACAAGCTGCCAAACATGCATAAGAGCGGGTGGAAAACACAATGATTTAGATAATGTAGGCTACACAGCTCGCCATCATACTTTTTTTGAAATGCTAGGAAACTTTAGCTTTGGAGATTATTTCAAAGAACAAGCCATTGCATATGCTTGGGAATTTGTAACTGAAGTTTTAAAACTTCCAAAAGAAAGATTATACGTCACGGTACACGAAAATGATGATGAAGCATATGCACTTTGGCAAAAACATATTGAAAAAGAAAGAATTTATAAATTTGGTGATAAAGATAATTTTTGGCAAATGGGCGATACTGGACCTTGTGGGCCTTGTAGTGAGATCTTTTATGATCAAGGTGCTGAGCATTTTAATTCTGATGAGGATTATATGGGTGGCGATGGAGACAGATTCTTAGAAATTTGGAATCTAGTTTTCATGCAGTATGAAAGAAGTGCAGATGGTACGCTAACCCCTTTACCAAAACCTAGTATTGATACAGGCATGGGGTTAGAAAGAGTTTATGCTATAAAAGAAGGAAAATTTAGTAATTTTGATAGTTCTTTATTTATGCCAATAATCGAAAAAATCGCGCAACTTTGCGGAAAAACTTATACTTATGAAAATGGCGCAAGTTACAGAGTGATCGCTGATCATATTCGCTCAAGCGTATTTTTACTTGCTCAAGGAGTGGGTTTTGATAAAGAAGGTCGGGGTTATGTTCTAAGAAGAATTATGCGTCGTGCTTTAAGACATGGGTATTTACTAGGACTAAAAAAACCTTTTATGTTTGAACTTGTTGATGTAGTTTGTACGTTGATGGGTGAACATTATACCTACTTAAACGAAAAAAAAGAATTTATTAAAGAGCAAATCAAACTAGAAGAAGAGAGATTTTTAAGTACCATAGAAAACGGTATTGAAATTTTCAACGAGGAACTTAAAAAAACCAAAGATATCTTTAGTGGTGAAATAGCTTTTAAACTTTATGATACTTATGGTTTTCCACTAGATCTAACTCAAGATATGCTAAGAGAAAAAAATATTAGCATAGATGAAGCTCGATTTAATACTCTAATGCAAGAACAAAAAGATAGAGCAAAAGCTTCATGGAAAGGAAGCGGAGATAAAGCAATTAGTGGGGATTTTAAAATTTTATTAGAAAAATTTGAAAAAAACACCTTTAGTGGCTATGAAAATTATGAAGAAAAAACCAAAATCGTAGCTATTTTAGATGAAAATTTTAAAATCATAACTGAAGCTAAAGCAGAAAGCACCGTATGGCTAATGCTTGAAAAAACACCATTTTATGCAACAAGTGGAGGACAAAGCGCTGATATAGGTTTTATTAACGAAAATGAGGTGTTAGATACACAAAAATTCTTTGATATTAACCTAAGTCAGGTGAAGCTAAAAAACGATCTTAAAACTAATGATGAAGTATTAGCTTGTATTGACACCAAAAAAAGAGAGCAAATCGCAAGACACCACAGTGCAACACATTTGCTACACCATGCCTTAAGAGAAATTCTTGGTTCACACATTAGTCAAGCAGGTTCTTTAGTGGAGCATAATAAACTAAGATTTGACTTTACTCATCCAAAAGCTCTAAATAAAGAAGAATTAAATAAAATAGAATCATTAGTTAATGCCTATATCATACAAGCAGATGAAGCTAAAATCGAAATTTTAGATCTAGAAGAAGCAAAAAAAAGTGGTGCTATAGCTTTATTTAGTGAGAAATATCAAGACAAAGTAAGAGTTTTATCACTAGGTGCTAGCAAAGAACTTTGTGGTGGTACCCATGTAAAAAATAGCGCTCAAATAGGAAGTTTTTATATCATCAAGGAAAGCGGGGTGAGTGCTGGGATAAGAAGAATAGAAGCTGTGGTTAGCAAAGCTGCGCTTGATTATATTCATGAAAACTTAAAAGAACTCAACCAGGTCAAAGAAGAGTTGAAAACCCATGGCATTTTAAACTATGTTGCAAAATTAAAAAATGAAATCACATGTTTAAAAAACGAATTAAAAAATTCCAAAAAAGCAGAATTAAGCTCTAAAGAAATCAATGGTGTTCAATATTGTGTGCAAAAAATCGATAGCGGTGACATCAAAGCTATGATTGATACGTTTAAAAACAAATTTAGCAAAGCTGCAATTTTGCTTTTACAAGAAAAAGAAGGTAAAATCATCATCGCAGCAGGTGTTAAAGAAGCACCATTAAAAGCAGGAGTTTTAGTCAAAGAAATCGCACAAATTTTAGGCGGAAATGGTGGCGGTAGAGATGACTTTGCAACAGCTGGGGGTAAAGATACAAGTAAAATAGCTCAAGCACTTGATCATGCTAAAAAAATCATCGAAGAAAGTCTTTCTTAA
- the maf gene encoding septum formation inhibitor Maf, whose protein sequence is MLYLASSSPSRVALLKEANIAFEQIIVDYDESLVIKDNPNSYVQKTVLEKERQFFVKHLDLKNVLFADSIVCTQNTILTKAKNDNEAFNMLNLQSGKSISILSAMILILENKKIFNLSKCDLILDKFDPQDMQEYIDSKSYEGKAGAVMCEGFHKKYIKKIIGHQSTALGLNIELLKAFL, encoded by the coding sequence ATGCTTTACTTAGCTTCAAGTTCACCTTCACGCGTGGCTTTGTTAAAAGAAGCCAATATAGCCTTTGAACAAATTATTGTTGATTATGATGAGAGTTTGGTTATAAAAGATAATCCAAACTCCTATGTACAAAAAACTGTCTTAGAAAAAGAAAGGCAATTTTTTGTAAAACACCTTGATTTAAAAAATGTCTTGTTTGCTGATAGTATAGTTTGTACTCAAAACACAATTTTAACCAAAGCCAAAAATGACAACGAAGCTTTTAATATGCTTAATTTGCAAAGTGGCAAAAGCATTAGTATCTTAAGTGCAATGATTTTAATTTTAGAAAATAAAAAAATTTTTAACCTTAGCAAGTGCGATTTGATTTTAGATAAATTTGATCCTCAAGATATGCAAGAATATATTGATTCAAAATCATACGAAGGAAAAGCTGGAGCGGTGATGTGCGAAGGTTTTCATAAAAAGTATATTAAAAAAATCATAGGCCATCAAAGCACAGCTTTAGGACTTAATATAGAACTTTTGAAAGCATTTTTATGA
- a CDS encoding penicillin-binding protein 1A, with product MKILKIFLSLCVVCIVGVFIFITYLFSDSDLNQYTFKDYKPPLTTQIFDKNGKLVANVFEQHRFYAPYEELPPRLIEALVAIEDTSFFEHNGVNVDAIFRAAIKIIRSGGKTIEGASTLTQQFIKNTELTPERTLSRKLKEVLLAYKIENTLTKEQILERYLNFIFFGHGYYGVKTAALGYFRKNLDELSLKEIAILVGMPKAPSAYDPTRHLDLSLARANSVVQRMHNLGWISNEEYKKALEEIPKVYDDTLTQNAAPYVTQEVLKQLSGIKDLKNGGYKIELTIDLDVQNIAKEALKFGYDEIVKRDKDANLSTLNGAMIVANHQNGDILALVGGVNYTKSNFNRATQSLRQPGSSFKPFLYQIAIDMGYSPMSKIADISRIFESTKEDEKDWKPKNYGGKFLGLISLKEALTGSRNLATINLALALGLDVIHDKLSFMGFENIPVDLSIVLGSFGISIYDYAKLYTVFGNYGVQKDLILIKRVIDKNGKVVVEFNSGERKISEPEQAFLVNDMMQNVVKKGTGRNARVEGIEIAGKTGTSNKSVDAWFCGLTPEIEAIIWYGNDDNKPMKQTEGGARTAAPVFKEFLTKYLELYPDSARKFIIPKGVYQGIYEKQREYYTNTSPFPKNNPALSENNEVIF from the coding sequence ATAAAAATACTAAAAATTTTTCTTTCTTTATGCGTAGTTTGTATAGTGGGTGTTTTTATTTTTATTACTTATTTATTTTCAGATTCTGATTTAAATCAATACACCTTTAAAGACTATAAACCACCTCTTACTACACAAATTTTTGATAAAAATGGAAAATTAGTTGCAAATGTTTTCGAACAACACCGCTTTTATGCTCCCTATGAAGAACTTCCGCCAAGACTCATAGAAGCTTTGGTGGCTATAGAAGATACTAGCTTTTTTGAGCATAATGGTGTGAATGTCGATGCAATCTTTAGAGCAGCCATTAAGATTATAAGAAGTGGCGGTAAAACCATAGAAGGTGCTTCCACGCTCACACAACAATTTATAAAAAATACCGAGCTAACTCCTGAACGCACTTTGAGTAGAAAGCTAAAAGAAGTTTTGCTTGCGTATAAAATAGAAAACACCTTAACCAAAGAACAGATTTTAGAAAGATATTTAAATTTCATCTTCTTTGGACATGGATATTATGGAGTGAAAACTGCTGCACTTGGATATTTTAGAAAAAATTTAGATGAGCTTAGCTTAAAAGAAATTGCCATTTTAGTAGGTATGCCAAAAGCTCCAAGCGCTTATGATCCTACTAGACACTTAGACCTTTCTTTAGCTAGAGCAAACAGTGTAGTTCAAAGAATGCATAATCTTGGTTGGATTTCCAATGAAGAATATAAAAAAGCCTTGGAAGAAATTCCAAAAGTATATGATGATACTCTCACGCAAAATGCAGCTCCTTATGTTACTCAAGAAGTTTTAAAACAACTAAGTGGGATTAAGGATCTAAAAAATGGTGGTTACAAAATAGAACTTACCATCGATCTTGATGTGCAAAACATCGCAAAAGAAGCATTAAAATTTGGCTATGATGAGATAGTAAAAAGAGACAAAGATGCTAACTTAAGTACTCTTAACGGCGCCATGATAGTAGCAAATCATCAAAACGGCGATATTTTAGCCTTAGTTGGTGGAGTAAACTACACCAAAAGTAACTTCAACCGTGCTACTCAAAGCTTAAGACAACCTGGGAGTTCTTTTAAGCCTTTTTTATACCAAATTGCCATTGACATGGGTTATTCTCCTATGAGTAAGATTGCTGATATTTCAAGAATTTTTGAAAGCACTAAAGAAGATGAAAAAGACTGGAAGCCTAAAAATTATGGTGGAAAATTTCTAGGACTTATAAGTTTAAAAGAAGCACTAACTGGATCAAGAAACCTAGCTACCATAAATTTAGCTCTTGCCCTAGGACTTGATGTAATCCACGATAAACTTAGCTTTATGGGTTTTGAAAATATACCGGTTGATTTATCTATAGTTTTGGGTAGTTTTGGAATTTCAATTTATGATTATGCTAAGCTTTACACGGTATTTGGAAATTATGGTGTGCAAAAAGATTTAATACTCATTAAAAGAGTGATAGATAAAAATGGTAAGGTTGTTGTGGAATTTAACTCCGGAGAAAGAAAAATCAGCGAACCTGAACAAGCCTTTTTGGTTAATGATATGATGCAAAATGTTGTAAAAAAAGGCACCGGACGCAATGCAAGAGTTGAAGGTATTGAAATAGCAGGTAAAACCGGCACATCAAACAAAAGTGTTGATGCGTGGTTTTGTGGTTTAACACCTGAAATAGAAGCTATCATTTGGTATGGCAATGATGATAACAAACCTATGAAGCAAACCGAAGGTGGCGCAAGAACTGCTGCTCCGGTTTTTAAAGAATTTTTAACAAAATACTTAGAACTTTATCCTGATAGTGCTAGAAAATTTATCATCCCAAAAGGAGTTTATCAAGGAATTTATGA